Proteins encoded by one window of Mesotoga infera:
- a CDS encoding radical SAM protein encodes MIEEIRASRALTKSSIPLTDFTVNPYVGCTIGCKYCFARFIGSFKYSRGRWGRDVQVRKNIVSLLRKEITHHPKRAVFLSTACDPYQHIEEKYAITREILRILISHRIPVFLMSKSALLRRDIDLPRASEGEARVLITITTDMNDVRKILEPGSSTFEERLETIDMLIANDIKVGAFVGPILPMNAARVAFELSKRVEEVHIDPMNYIFQVRDIYRKYGWQRWLTSDAYENTKEEFSRLLKVN; translated from the coding sequence ATGATTGAAGAGATAAGAGCAAGCAGAGCCCTTACAAAATCAAGCATCCCATTGACGGATTTCACGGTCAATCCTTATGTTGGATGCACAATCGGCTGCAAGTACTGTTTTGCAAGGTTTATCGGCTCTTTCAAGTACAGCCGCGGCAGATGGGGCAGAGACGTTCAGGTTCGTAAGAATATTGTCTCTCTTCTGAGGAAAGAGATCACTCACCATCCCAAGCGCGCCGTGTTTCTCAGTACGGCCTGTGATCCATATCAGCATATTGAAGAGAAGTATGCGATCACCCGTGAAATTCTGAGAATACTTATCTCTCATCGTATTCCCGTATTCTTAATGTCAAAGTCCGCTTTGCTTAGAAGAGATATTGACCTGCCTAGAGCCTCCGAAGGAGAAGCAAGGGTTTTGATAACGATCACTACGGACATGAACGATGTCAGAAAGATCCTTGAACCCGGTTCATCTACCTTTGAAGAGAGACTTGAGACAATCGACATGCTTATTGCCAACGACATCAAAGTTGGCGCCTTCGTCGGTCCGATTCTCCCGATGAACGCAGCCAGAGTTGCCTTCGAGCTTTCAAAAAGGGTCGAAGAAGTACACATAGATCCGATGAACTACATTTTTCAAGTCAGAGACATCTACAGAAAATACGGCTGGCAGAGATGGCTCACTAGCGATGCGTATGAAAATACTAAAGAAGAGTTCTCTAGATTACTCAAGGTCAATTAG
- a CDS encoding RidA family protein — protein sequence MLRVISTDKAPAAVGPYSQAIAAGGFLFVSGQIPLNPLTGELVTDFEGACRQSLENLFAVIAAGGSSLDNIVKVNIYVRDMGKFSILNEIYMTYFKEHKPARAVVEVSNLPKNAPVEMEAVAIIP from the coding sequence GTGTTGAGGGTTATCAGTACTGACAAGGCGCCGGCAGCGGTTGGACCATATTCTCAGGCGATAGCGGCCGGTGGTTTTCTCTTTGTTTCTGGACAGATCCCCCTCAACCCGTTGACCGGTGAACTGGTGACGGATTTCGAAGGAGCATGCAGACAGTCACTGGAGAATTTATTCGCGGTTATCGCCGCCGGCGGGTCGAGTCTGGACAATATCGTGAAAGTGAACATCTATGTTAGAGATATGGGGAAATTCTCGATTCTAAACGAAATCTACATGACGTATTTCAAGGAACACAAGCCCGCGAGAGCTGTCGTTGAAGTCTCTAACTTGCCCAAGAATGCGCCGGTAGAAATGGAAGCTGTGGCGATAATTCCGTAA